A genomic region of Gossypium hirsutum isolate 1008001.06 chromosome D01, Gossypium_hirsutum_v2.1, whole genome shotgun sequence contains the following coding sequences:
- the LOC107921186 gene encoding uncharacterized protein — protein sequence MSTTDRGFATLFEFNLSKLYLSQGLAPRKKQRMCFRLTMLSRISCCYPEPVVPIRRGNGSANSNEKKGENWRLDSKNSLHRVRVLASPAMSFASAQSRFSSKQQKFYPQCTPRNSGPQSRDTLPTRDTGIANEEDWGISLLNENVNESGTNEDGSTWYRQSGEDLGENGYLRRWTMMGGKSHDGSSEWMETWWETSDWSGYKELGVEKSGRNAEGDSWWETWQELLHQDQWSNLAHIEKSAQKQAKSGSENAGWHEKWWEKYDAKGWTEKGAHKYGRLNEQSWWEKWGEHYDGRGSVLKWTDKWAKTEVGTRWGDKWEEKFFAGVGSRQGETWHVSASGDRWSRTWGEEHFGNGKVHKYGKSTTGESWDLIVHEETYYEAEPHYGWADVVGDSSQLLTIQPRPRPPSVFPNLEFGSSPPQLDDQT from the exons ATGTCGACGACTGACAGAGGATTCGCAACTCTGTTTGAGTTCAACCTCTCCAAGCTATACCTTTCCCAAGGATTGGCGCCGCGTAAAAAACAGAGAATGTGCTTTCGGCTCACTATGTTGAGTCGAATCAGTTGCTGCTACCCCGAACCCGTCGTCCCAATCCGGAGAGGCAACGGTTCAGCTAATAGTAATGAGAAGAAGGGGGAGAATTGGCGGTTGGACTCCAAGAATAGCCTTCACAGGGTCCGAGTTCTGGCCTCTCCTGCAATGTCGTTTGCTTCGGCTCA ATCTCGATTTTCTTCCAAACAACAAAAGTTCTACCCTCAGTGTACGCCTCGAAATTCTGGTCCTCAGTCTCGTGATACTCTACCGACAAGAG ACACGGGTATTGCAAATGAGGAGGACTGGGGAATTAGCTTGTTAAATGAGAATGTTAATGAGTCTGGCACAAATGAAGATGGCAGTACCTGGTATCGACAAAGTGGAGAGGACCTTGGTGAAAATGGATACTTGCGTCGATGGACAATGATGGGTGGTAAATCCCATGATGGATCCTCTGAATGGATGGAAACG TGGTGGGAGACAAGTGACTGGAGTGGATACAAAGAATTAG GTGTTGAGAAGTCAGGAAGAAATGCTGAAGGAGATTCATGGTGGGAAACTTGGCAAGAATTGCTTCATCAAGATCAATGGAG CAATTTAGCACACATAGAGAAGAGTGCTCAGAAGCAAGCTAAATCAGGTAGTGAAAATGCGGGTTGGCatgagaaatg GTGGGAGAAGTATGATGCTAAAGGGTGGACAGAGAAAGGGGCACATAAGTATGGTAGGTTGAATGAACAGTCATGGTGGGAGAAATGGGGAGAGCATTATGATGGAAGAGGATCTGTTCTCAAATG gACAGATAAATGGGCTAAGACTGAAGTGGGAACAAGATGGGGAGATAAGTGGGAAGAGAAATTCTTTGCTGGTGTTGGTTCACGTCAAGGGGAGACATGGCATGTATCTGCAAGTGGCGACC GTTGGTCAAGAACATGGGGTGAGGAGCATTTCGGAAATGG GAAAGTTCACAAATATGGGAAGAGCACAACTGGTGAAAGCTGGGATTTAATTGTTCATGAGGAGACGTATTATGA GGCGGAACCTCATTATGGATGGGCAGATGTGGTGGGCGACTCAAGCCAGTTGCTAACGATCCAACCTCGGCCAAGGCCGCCTAGTGTCTTCCCAAACCTTGAATTTGGATCATCGCCTCCTCAACTTGATGACCAAACCTGA